The DNA region AGAGATAGAGATGTTGACTAAACTGACCCCGCAGCTGTTTACTTGGGTGGAAGTTCACGGCGCGTCGCGGAATCAAGCGTACAACTGGAATAGTTTTTTAGTGCAAGACGAGAGCAACAGCATCCGGGCATTGATATATCCGCTTCCACTCTCAGCAAGTCAGATTCAACAAATTGACGAACTTGGCGGTCCAACGCATCTAATGCTAACCTGTGCCTATCACGCGAGAAGTTTGAGAGAATTCAAGCAAAAATGGGACTGCCAGGTTTTAGTCCATGAAAATCAGGTAGATGAGGTCGAATTTACTTTTGACGACACGTTCGCGGACAGAGATATGCTTTGGGATTTCCTTGAAGTTGTGCGTGTACCGAATGTCCGGCATCGCGAAGAGGTCTGTTTCTACTTAAAAAATCACAAAGGTGCACTGATCATCGGCGATCTCATCAGTGGTGGCAGAAAGGACAGCGGCATTCCGGATGGAAAAGTGGGATTTAACGCGCCTGAATATCTGGTGGATCTTGACAAAGCCCGCTTGTCTCTCAAAGTGCTGCTACATTTTGAATTTGACCTTATGTGCTTCGGTCACGGATCACCAGTTGTTCGTGGTGCCAAAGAGGTTTTGAAACATTTTATTCAATGTGATGCTACGTGGGAAGACTTCGCTCAAAGACGTGAGGCAGGATTTCGTTTAAATCCTGAACTCAGAAAGCTGCACGATAAAAAATAAAAGATGATACCTATTAATGCCTACAACTTCCTGAAATTTGAGGTGCCTCGTGAGGATGACAGTCTTATCAGCTGCTATCTACGCCGTGATAAAGCTGTAGAATTGCGAAAAAAACCGATCATCTTTCTCTTGCAAGGATCGGGTGCCAATTCATTTTTCTCAGAGAAAGATGGAAAGTGCTATACACCACTTCTGTTTGGCGCACTTGGGCATCTTGTAGAGGATTGGCATGTCATTGGCATAGAAAAACGAGGCGTTCAATTGGGAGATTTCAAGGGTTTCCACGGCTGCGCGGGAGTGAGTCAGGAATATATTGAACATGCAACGCTCTCCAGACGGGTCAATGATGTAGATCATGTCATCAGCTACTTGAAATCTGCGAACAACCTGTACGATGAAAATGAAATTGTTGTTATTGGACATTCGGAAGGTTCCGATGTCGCAGCAGGGGTCGCAGCCACAAACTCCAATGTGACTCATCTTGCGCTTCTGGGTTTTTCTGCTGCCCACGGTCTATTCGACGCATTCATTAGTCTACGAAGACAACTCAACTCTGGAAAAATCTCAAGGCAGGAGTTTGTTGAGAAATACGATTGGCTTATTTCAAAATATAGAGACATCCGTGCCAACCCAGAATCGTTTGAAGAGTTCTATGGACATACATATAAGCGTTGGGCATCGTATTGTTTCGACGCATCGCTTCAAAACTTGGCCACAATTACGATTCCTATTTTTCTCGGTATCGGCTCCTTAGACGAGAATGCAATTGGCTCCGATTATTTCGTTGCGGATTTGGTCAGACGAGGAAAAGATAATCTCACATATAAAAATTACCTTGACTGTGATCACGGGTTCTTCAAACATTGCGGCGATAAATCCGAGTCTATTCATAACGAAGTGGTTGACGATATAATGAAATGGGTAAAAAGTACATCCAAATGTTAGCCGATTAGAAAAACAGTGATCGATTAATGAAAAGTCGTTCCGGGAGGTGTTTGAATGAGTGAAGACATCTGTTTCAATCCAGAGGATCAACAGTTTGTTGATCGTGCTGTAGATTTTTGCCAACGAATGGGTGAGCGTGCTGTCCTTATGTTGATTGGGAGTCGTGCCGCTGGTTTCACCGATGGATGGTCGGATCTTGACCTGTGTATCATTGGCGATAAGCGTCACCTTTCCGATGAAGATCGAGAGACCTATGAACAAAGTTGGCAACTCTTCGTTGATCGAGGTGATTTTGAGGCACACTGGTCATTTTATGATGAAAGTGACCTGCGGGCGTGGTTGGAAATGTATCCAGATGAGATGATGTGGGTTATTGCGACTTCACGAACTCTCTACGGTTGTTCAAGTACTGCTGAGGAATTGAAGGATCGCTATTGCGTGTATCCGCCTGCGATCGCGGAGCGCAAGTTGAAGTGGATGTTCGGCAAGTATTACTTCTCGCAGCGCGGTCCCTTGGCTATGGCAGCTCGAAATAAGGTGGAAACGGCATTTGTTGCGGTTGGAAACGTTATTGAGTACCTCTGTAAAATATGCTGTGTTGCTGAGAGACAACCGTTTCCCTATGAAAAATGGGTGGTTGAAGCAGCTAAACAGACACGATTGGGTGCAATGGTGTATCCATCAATTCAACGCGCTGTGAATGGCATCGGAGACTTTCTTGATCCGCCAGCCGACCAGAACTGGCGTGACTGGACACCGGTGAAAGAATTACGGGGGACGTTACCAATTGTTCAAAATGGACTAAAGGAACTCGGTTGGGTTTGCGATTGGATTGACGATCCGAACGCAGCTTACTTTGATGAAACAGTCAGACGACCGGCACCCTGAATGCACCCATTGCATAATAACAAACACAAAAAGGATGACTATGGCACAATCGTCTCTCCAAGTCGGAAATATCGTTCAACCAATTGCGCGTGTTGACTTGCCTCAAAGGACGGACTATGAGGGTAAATTTATTTCACTATCACCAATCAATCCACAAACCGATGTTGCGGAACTCTATGAATGCTCTCACGGATCGGATGTAAAGGAGCAAATCTGGACCTACATGAGTTACGGTCCCTTTGATAGCACACACGACATGCATAAGTGGCTTGAAGAAGGAGCGAGATCGGAGGATCCCCTCTTCTTTACCGTCCATCATCTTGAATCGAAGCAACGGGTTGGTATGGTAAGTTTCCTGAACATCGTTTCAGACATGCGACGACTGGAACTCGGACATATTTGGTATTCACCGGATTCCCAGCGATCGAACGTGAATACAGAAGCCATATACCTAATGCTCTGTGAGGCTTTCGATAAACTGAAATACCGTCGTGTCGAATGGAAATGCGATTCTCTGAATGAAAAGTCTCGAGCAGCCGCACTGCGACTCGGCTTTAAGTTTGAAGGTATCTTCAGACAGCATATAATCGTAAAAGGTCGAAATAGGGATACTGCTTGGTATTCGATGTTGGACAGTGAATGGGTTGCTGTTAAGAAGAACATGGAGATGTGGTTGTATCAAAACCCCAACCAGCAGCTATCCTTAACAGCACTCAATAATAGTAGGTCTTGAAATAATAAGATTGATTCAATCTCACTGTTTAGAGTCATTCAATCCGATATAGTTCTTCTGACGTAAATTCAGGGCATGATTGGTTTCTACACTCCAGCGGAGTGTTATATCTATAGAGGATGGGATGCTCAATGTCTTGCACTCCAGCGGAGTGCTATGTATGGAAAGTCTGACATTTATCTACCAAAAAAACGATGAGCGATTTAAACCAGTATGTCCAAAAACGTAAAGCCAGAGACCCTGAATTTACCGAGAATTACGAAACTGGTTATTTGGAATTCAAGATCGGAGTTCTCCTTCGGCAAGCCAGAGAGGAGGCGGGTTTAACTCAGGAAGAGGTGGCGCAAAAGTTGAATACCAAGAAGTCTGCTATCTCAAGAATGGAGAACCATGCGGAAAATGTCAGATTGTCAACTTTAGGAAAGTACGCAAAAGTGCTTGGCAAGACATTATATTTATCAGTCGGATAAGTAAGGAGACATGTTGATGAGCAAATTGAAATTTGCTTGCCACCTCATCCAATTTGGTGGGGAGCAGCAAGAAAATCCAGAAAAAGTGTTACGAGAGGTAGCAGATGCCGGTTGGGAAGGCGTTGAAAGTGTTCCTTTTGAAGGCGCAGACGGCCTCGTTGAAATGGCGACGCTTGCCCGGAGTCTCGGACTTCATATCGTCAATGCCGGTGGTGCTGGACTCGACAGGGTTAAGTTCAACATCACCCTCGGCAACAATGCTGCTGAAGTGCCGTCGTTGAGGCGTTCAGAATGGGGTGGACCGGATCCAAGCGATGAGGATTTCGAGAATGCTGCCCGAACGTTAGATGACATGCTCGCGTATTGTGACGCTCACAATATCAAAGGCTTCCACCACGCACATCTTGGCACGATGCTTGAGACAGTTGATGATGCTGAACGCCTCTTGGCAGCAGCACCGAGTCTCTGGTTGCTGTTTGACACAGGACACATGCTCGCTGCGGGGAGCGATCCGATGCAAGTCTTTGAGAGCGAAAATTTACAGAATCGGATTGGGCATGTTCATCTCAAGGACTGCCACGCCGATGACCCAGGAACATGGGATTACAGAACGCAACGCTTCGGTGAGAAGGCACGTTTCGCGGAACTTGGTGCCGGAAACCTCGGAC from Candidatus Poribacteria bacterium includes:
- a CDS encoding nucleotidyltransferase domain-containing protein; amino-acid sequence: MSEDICFNPEDQQFVDRAVDFCQRMGERAVLMLIGSRAAGFTDGWSDLDLCIIGDKRHLSDEDRETYEQSWQLFVDRGDFEAHWSFYDESDLRAWLEMYPDEMMWVIATSRTLYGCSSTAEELKDRYCVYPPAIAERKLKWMFGKYYFSQRGPLAMAARNKVETAFVAVGNVIEYLCKICCVAERQPFPYEKWVVEAAKQTRLGAMVYPSIQRAVNGIGDFLDPPADQNWRDWTPVKELRGTLPIVQNGLKELGWVCDWIDDPNAAYFDETVRRPAP
- a CDS encoding GNAT family protein, with the protein product MAQSSLQVGNIVQPIARVDLPQRTDYEGKFISLSPINPQTDVAELYECSHGSDVKEQIWTYMSYGPFDSTHDMHKWLEEGARSEDPLFFTVHHLESKQRVGMVSFLNIVSDMRRLELGHIWYSPDSQRSNVNTEAIYLMLCEAFDKLKYRRVEWKCDSLNEKSRAAALRLGFKFEGIFRQHIIVKGRNRDTAWYSMLDSEWVAVKKNMEMWLYQNPNQQLSLTALNNSRS
- a CDS encoding helix-turn-helix transcriptional regulator encodes the protein MSDLNQYVQKRKARDPEFTENYETGYLEFKIGVLLRQAREEAGLTQEEVAQKLNTKKSAISRMENHAENVRLSTLGKYAKVLGKTLYLSVG
- a CDS encoding sugar phosphate isomerase/epimerase, which encodes MSKLKFACHLIQFGGEQQENPEKVLREVADAGWEGVESVPFEGADGLVEMATLARSLGLHIVNAGGAGLDRVKFNITLGNNAAEVPSLRRSEWGGPDPSDEDFENAARTLDDMLAYCDAHNIKGFHHAHLGTMLETVDDAERLLAAAPSLWLLFDTGHMLAAGSDPMQVFESENLQNRIGHVHLKDCHADDPGTWDYRTQRFGEKARFAELGAGNLGLDVKAALEGLEAVGYDGWVSVELDRPYPPRPAAEAAVVNREYLRGLGY